AGCTTCAGCCGGGGATCAGCCAGCAGGCGGGGCGGCTTCGCATCTCCCGCTTCGGCAGCACCTGGACCACCGAGGCCGATCTGCTCGACGGCGCGGGCTATCAGGCCATGTCCCAGGTGGACGGGACGACCGGCGACATCCAGGTCATTCTTTACGCCCTGTGCTGCGGCAACCCCGTCGAGGCCTTTTTCGACAACTACATGGAAAACGCCGCGCCGGTGGATCAACCGGCGGTGGTGACCGGGTACGGCTATCCCAACCTCGGCTGCGATCTGCTCCTCGATGAGGACGGCGACCTGGCCATCTCGGTTACCGGCGATCTGGCGCTGACGCCGAACGGGCGGGTTTGCCTACTCCAGGATATCGCCGATCTCCTCGAAACCCTGCCCAAGGACCTGTTCGGTCATCCGGAATACGGCGCGGGCGTCGGGCGACTTTTCGGCGAAAGCTACAAGGCCGGATTCGTCCGTCACGTCGAACGGGCGGTGCGCGACGCTCTGATCAATGATCCGTCCGTTGCGCCGCGCCTACTTCCCGAAACAGTGCAGGTGGACATGGAACGCTACTCCGACACCGAGCTTTCCGTTTCCATCCGGGCTTCGGC
The window above is part of the Myxococcales bacterium genome. Proteins encoded here:
- a CDS encoding GPW/gp25 family protein — its product is MTTTRQTVSISEINSRLSCQVKHDFRFNRRLVPAEEREVLTLGKAIHIGLEGWYLTRNLDHALQAIDATITLGPALPFGWAAIVLGAPSQSPEVVGLFKFGALDLVLAHVRVDGGITGVGAIELQPGISQQAGRLRISRFGSTWTTEADLLDGAGYQAMSQVDGTTGDIQVILYALCCGNPVEAFFDNYMENAAPVDQPAVVTGYGYPNLGCDLLLDEDGDLAISVTGDLALTPNGRVCLLQDIADLLETLPKDLFGHPEYGAGVGRLFGESYKAGFVRHVERAVRDALINDPSVAPRLLPETVQVDMERYSDTELSVSIRASAISDGQIVPLNFVWQYGLDDVSRIFTREAAQ